The stretch of DNA ATGCCTTTAGTTGTAGCTGGTGTACTGCCTAAATCAGCAGCAAACTCAGTTAAGTGGTTGTCTAAGAAAATAAATAATGTTAATTGATTACTTTGTGGGTCCAATCTTATTTCATGTCTTTGAACATTCACCTATTTAGTATTCTCCCTTCGAAAAAGAACCGTTCTATTAGGTTTTTTTCGATAGGTACTATAGTCCTATAAGATTTTTTAAGATTAAAAAGGTTTAAATTGTTTTTTGTTGAAATAAGTATAGTAAGTTTTTCCATTGGTGAGGTGGGATAAAAATTGAATGATATCCAATATGCTTTTATAAATGAATTTGGCCAATACGGATTCGATTTTGATCAATCTGAGACTTCGACCCACTTAATAATCGTTTCTATTTTAGTAAAAGGTTTTGATGTAGAAATTCTTGAACAGGAAGTTGAAAAAATTAAACGAAATCATATTCAAAAAAGGGAAATAGATGATAGTCTTCGAATGGAAATCTTACAGGATTTAAAGGACTTACCTTTTAAGGTCTATGCCTATGTTATTGATAAGCGGAAAATTAGGGAAGATAGTGGCGTTACCTATGAAAAGACGTTTATTAAATTTTTTAATCGAAAGATTTTTGATGATTTATACCGGACTTTCGATACCCTTGACCTTGTTGCGGATGAAGAGGGATCAAAGGAGTTTATGCAAGAATTTATCACATACGTAAAACGGAAGTGCATCCCTGATTTATTTAATTTTTCGACCTTTGGTTTTAATAATAACCAGTCGAAAATTCTCCTTGAACTGGCAGAGTTTATTGCAGGAACGATTGCCAAAGGCTATGATGTCAAACAACCTTCTGAGCAGTATCCATCGTTCTATAAACTTCTAAGAAATAAAATCATCACGATTAACCTGTGGCCACATGATTATAAGCACTATCTTTATGACTACCATTTTGAAAAAACAGATTCACAAACCGATCAAATTATCATTAAACAAGCAGTTAATTTGGCTTACCAATACATAGAAGAACATATGAAAAGTGAAGATGAGGATGAAAGAGTCCGAATTGATTTACTTAAGTTTCTTCTATTTAATTTGAAGGAAAATCCGGATGAGTACGTGTATACGGAGGAAATTCTTGAGAACCTGAATGCTATCAGGGTAAACAAAATAAAGCAGCATTATTTTCGATCAAATATTGTTTCGAAGCTTCGTGACCATGGGTTGTTAATTGCCTCTAGCAATAAAGGGTACAAACTGCCGGTTTGTTTAAATGATTTGTATGACTTCGTAAATCTTTCAAGCCTCACTATACACCCGATGATTCAAAGAGTAGCCAAATGTCGAGAGCAAATTTTGCTGGCTACGAACCGAGAGATAGACATCCTCGAAAAAGGAGAATATGACTACTTAAAAAGAGTAATTGAAATGGAAAAAATAGCTCTAAAGAATGATTATTAAAATGAGGGGTAAAGGGAATGTTTGCTTACAAAGTAGATGAAGAAATATCAATAGAATTATTGCAGCAGCATCATAAGGAAGAATTATATGATTTAATCGATTCAAACCGTGAACATCTGCGGAAATGGCTGCTATGGGTAGATAAACGCAAATCAGCAGAAGATTTTGAGCCGATCATTCCGATTTGGATAAGAAACTATGCGGACAATAATGGCTTTGACGCGGGTATCAGATATAATGGGAAAGTAGTTGGGATGGTAGGACTCCATTATATCGACTGGAAAAACAGCTCAACAAGTATTGGGTATTTCCTGTCTGAAGAAGCACAGGGTAAAGGCATTATCACTAGGGCAGTATCTTCGTTATTAAAATACCTATTTGAAACCTTGAAGATTAATAGAGTCGAAATCCAAGTCGCTGTAAACAATCATAAGAGCATTGCTATTCCTGAGAGATTAGGTTTTGTTTGTGAAGGAGTTAAACGGGATGGGCAATGGCTGTTTGACCACTACGAAGACATTGTTACGTATAGTATGCTAGCAAATGATTGGAAAAACTAAATAATCAACACACTCGTTCACCTCAACGTGGACGAGTTTTTTTATGTATGTTAATCAGAGGATCATAAAGATATTATTTGGAAAACTACTGGAAATTAAAATTAATTGTTTCCTGTAGGTGGAAAAATGAACAACTATACCAATGACAACAGTGCCAGACGATACAAAGCCCATGTTAGTATTGCAGGCATCTCTCAAATTCACGTCCGAAACCCTTATATTATTGCTTGGTGGTCCGCTGCATTTCCAGGTTTCGGACATCTGCTTTTATCTAAATACCTGAGAGGGTATGCTCTGTTTATTTGGGAAGTTATTGTGAATATAAAGGCTCATGTTAATCTAGCGATGATTTACTCCTTTCAAGGAAATATTGATTTGGCGAAGGAAGTTTAAGACACAAGATGGCTTTTAATGTATATTCCAGTTTACATATTTACTATATGGGATAGTTATCGCACAACCGTTGATATGAACAAAATTTACCTTTTAGCAGACAGTGAGGATCACATTTTTAATACATTCAGTTTAGGAGCAGTAGAAATAAATTATCTTGATAAAAGAAACCCTGTTATTGCCCTGGTATGGTCGCTATTTGTGCCTGGTCTTGGGCAGCTATATGTACATAGGATTATGACAGCGTTTTTTGTTATCTTTTGGGTGGTTGTTTTCTTTTATTTTTCGCATGCCCAAGAGGCCGTTTCCCTCTTATTTTTAGGAAAAGTAGATATGGCCACTGCCGTAATAAATCCTGAATGGCTTTTATTTCTGCCATCACATTATGGTTTCGCTGCTTTTGATGCGTACATGAGCGCGATTGAAAATAATAAACTCTACAAAGAGGTACAAATGAAGTATATAAAAAAGAATTACCAAGTACCAGGTTTTCGATTACTAAAAGGACAAAAGGTGACGTGATCCGTGTGCAACTCTTTTCCACTTTTGAAAGTAATGCTTTTTTAGAAATAGCGATTTCACAATTGGAGAAAAAGGGGATTAATAAAGAAGATATATTTGCGATCCCACTGGATAATAGAACAGAGAATCGGAAGGTTTTTGATTCTACACATCATTCAGACGGAACATCATTTAGTGATATAGGGATGGCACTAGCCACTGCTTTTTCGGTGATTGGTGCTAGTATTGGATTTAAATTGGCGTGGGGGCCAATTTACTGGGGACTTATTGGTGCCTTTATCGGATTTGTTCTGGGATTCGCTATTAGCCTTTTTACTGAGACGGTTTTAAAGAAGAAAAATAGACTTAAAAAAGGGAAACATTCAGAAGTTATTCTCATTATTGAATGTGATGAGACACAAGCAGAATTTGTTGAAATGATTCTTTGGAACCATTTTGCGTTAGGAGTAGCAAAAGTAATGTAATGCTAGATAAATAAAGTACATAAAAAACCCACTTACAAGGGGTGCTGAGTCATCATAGGTGTACCTGGACACCACTATATGTTGCTCAACTATTAATAAGGTGTCTCAGCACCCAATAATGCACCAATATTTATACATAAAACTCCTTTAGTTGGAAAAGGATATAAAAACTGGGAGGGGTTTTGGATGCGGAAGAAGGTCTCCAATTTGTGGAAGAAGGGTTTGAATACTGAACCTGATTTTAATGAACAGTCCAATGCCGAGGTAATTGAGTTAAAGAAACAGGATATTAGCGCTAGTTATGATCAAAATTTAGCGACTTTTAAGTCTCTTTTTTCTGTTCCAGATAATATTGATGTCAAAGTGCGTGAGTTCACCATCACTTCCCTCAACCGCAGGGGGTTTATTATTTACTTGAGCACAATGGTAGGTTTACAAATCATTATGGAAAGCATAATGGAGCCATTAATTGATAACGAGCACCCGGGAGAAAAAATTCCCGATATCGTTGCTTACCCTATTGCAAGTACAAATACAAATATTGGTGAGATTACAGAATTTATTACTGGTGGGAACACCGCCTTATTTGTCGATGGCGATGAACAATGTTATTTGTTCGAAACGACCCAAATTAGTGGCCGTTCCATTGAAAAATCTGACAATGAGGTCATTGTCAAAGGGGCAAAAGAAGCTTTTAATGAAAGAGTAATCGACAATATTGCCTTAATCCGTAAGAAAATTAAAAATGAAAATCTTCTAGTTGAAACGCAGACGATTGTAAAACGATCCAGAAACAATGTATTTCTTGTTTACCAAAAGGACCTTGTAAATGAAGAACTGCTAAAAACCATAAAAGATAAGCTAAGTTCATTTAGTGTTGATAGTATTATTGATTTAAGTATTTTAGAGCAATATCTAGAAGAGCGGCCCAGGTCCTTATTTCCTACTATACTCTATACGGAACGTCCTGATCGTGCGGCGGCTTATATCGAAGAAGGGCATATTGTTTTATTAATGGAAAATTCACCAGCTTGTTTAATCCTGCCTGCTACTTTTTGGGCGTTGTTTCATTCGCCGGAAGATCACTACTTGAGAACACCCTATGGTAATTTCATTAGAATTCTGAGGTTCTTAGCCCTGTTTGTTGCCGTTTTCACCTCTTCTATCTATATTGCAATTACAAATTTTCACGTCGGAATGATTCCTCCTGATTTATTGATGGCGATTGCGGGGACGAGGGAAAGGGTACCTTTTCCATCAATAATAGAAGTCCTCATGATGGAAATTGCCTTTGAGCTAATACGTGAAGCTGGTTTACGTGTGCCATCTCCCATTGGTCCAACAATTGGGATTGTCGGTGCGTTAATTCTTGGTCAAGCCGCGGTGCAGGCGAACATTATTAGTCCAATAGTAATCATTGTTATTGCCTTAAGTGGATTAAGCTCATTTATTATCAGTGATATAAGCATGAATTTCGCTATT from Neobacillus sp. CF12 encodes:
- a CDS encoding GNAT family protein, giving the protein MFAYKVDEEISIELLQQHHKEELYDLIDSNREHLRKWLLWVDKRKSAEDFEPIIPIWIRNYADNNGFDAGIRYNGKVVGMVGLHYIDWKNSSTSIGYFLSEEAQGKGIITRAVSSLLKYLFETLKINRVEIQVAVNNHKSIAIPERLGFVCEGVKRDGQWLFDHYEDIVTYSMLANDWKN
- a CDS encoding spore germination protein; the encoded protein is MRKKVSNLWKKGLNTEPDFNEQSNAEVIELKKQDISASYDQNLATFKSLFSVPDNIDVKVREFTITSLNRRGFIIYLSTMVGLQIIMESIMEPLIDNEHPGEKIPDIVAYPIASTNTNIGEITEFITGGNTALFVDGDEQCYLFETTQISGRSIEKSDNEVIVKGAKEAFNERVIDNIALIRKKIKNENLLVETQTIVKRSRNNVFLVYQKDLVNEELLKTIKDKLSSFSVDSIIDLSILEQYLEERPRSLFPTILYTERPDRAAAYIEEGHIVLLMENSPACLILPATFWALFHSPEDHYLRTPYGNFIRILRFLALFVAVFTSSIYIAITNFHVGMIPPDLLMAIAGTRERVPFPSIIEVLMMEIAFELIREAGLRVPSPIGPTIGIVGALILGQAAVQANIISPIVIIVIALSGLSSFIISDISMNFAIRITRFLFIFSAGFMGIYGVTALFIGGLYYLVSLKSFGTPYFAPMTPHSFSSKDLLIRHVPMKERFRPGYLKPKDMVKQREGS